Proteins encoded by one window of Conger conger chromosome 1, fConCon1.1, whole genome shotgun sequence:
- the golga4 gene encoding golgin subfamily A member 4 isoform X2 encodes MFKKLKQKINEEQSPQRNAQATQQQAQAGPGDQRSRASSLRQDDGQASATTSDRENATKSITASPKLGGNVNGNENASPQSFAQKLQLKVPSMESLFRSPVRGEGLFRASSRENLTRSSSRESLTHLGENESPGTPAYDPPSDIESEAEDLPSSMDTLSKEQLLHRLHQVERSLGNYRGKYSELVTAYRTVQREKEKTQVILSQSQDKALRRIGELREELQMDQQAKKHLQEEFDAALEEKDQMITVLQTQVALMKKRVQRIPGGGVSSESAPTQEAQEVEIAPAQGSQEAESTAQSPSKNMSSETTVLNEEGDTDPAKKNEALQQRVRRQENLLQKCKELLHTHKERSTQLSSENETLHNQLQERLQELEKTKELHTTEKTKLITQLRDAKNLIEQLEQDKGMVIAETKRQMHETLEMKEEEIAQLRSRIQQVAAQRDELQEQKEKSEKAAFEELERALGVAQRAEEGRRQLQARMEEQVKEVERASEEERKNLQQELSRVKQEVVSIMKKSSEDKVTELERLHVEALASKETELQARLQDQEARVQEQISLAVEACRKELTQALQEKEQQAALALEEAELQKTAVQKEGQGYAQGLQQELETARTRILELESSLKSSQDSMAQSNVLSEGMEEERKKHVEEMSALGLKYGKELEALGQNQQVTLKELQDKHQAELEVAVKEKEQQFQEHVEGMNLKCLEKLDVKQMELESLSAELSELVKSKELLMEQLEAFRDGSDAAGKELEIRLQQERSKYQEEIEGIKSQHEQSLGGVEKTLKEELNKLKMVLEDKDKVLEELLAREKDLKEAEARALEQGKVQLEQLAVSHRKNIEEWEEQSKVMKEAGKTCELELEELRQSLQKAHSEKEILLEASAQQNEAIGELERCRSQMKDLEKLLEETRSVWEQKLESLQQKYSAEEKELKIQIEQSKNELLESERSFKKTLDTQRQVEEQLKKTLVEEAAAAEKRLVSTRQELEERVKAQDTKMDKLKLKFKEMQEKMKKRLQEQEEKMKAELQKKDHALTLKDLQVKEKILEVAQASSAGIDDTVTQLEAGHQEHLEKLQVVHRKEQEEQAQSWQTKLSQQEEEVLEKAQELAEVTQQLETSKAVNEQVLQEIKDLREELVMRETTVQKLQAELREAAVSLESLSQGETMLKVQVETLEKNLNQALSERNALQDQMNKAEETQTEKVLDLSKKLEDAQSKFNVLEASSSKEAQDLHKRLDQSVLQIKATEDAFNSQITMINKELVLKCAEIQMTMEGRYNELHQTVEGRVTTLKDRVICSQKRVAQLKNAILIRTDKISSLEEQLQKKNMENNALISSLENMTFQVTSNAEHIKALTSEKESLQRDGNGTSQTLSEKDLCIEQLKKGNVALSEDLEAKDLHISSLEGIINELKIQVESTIAGKEEVISLHSEEQQKLLNQMEELSKTVEILNKEKTSTLEQAEQYKNKLSEFKRKAESKFSQNHNTIKALQTKLEESEKQVAERDVRLESLATRINSEATSKSEADQALSEKEQSILALTAELMNSAGRIAELEEKLAEQAKECAQLNSETQAARQGQELQREDFKAELLKAKDEALREADERLSSESTGKLAELKKKAEQKIGLIRKQLTTQLEEKAECVRALEVQLEEIKQDMNTREKCTKKLKEQVQSLEDALAQKGELEKQVENTRAEGELETERSLQSLREMYEEKLSALQGEVASHENTIAVMQEREKEKLSSQEEMHARLEETLKKLKQAEEENTSHQVEIDRLNVQILQQNPQAPRQEVLTMTSAEPLGLRQPKAEKQEGYECSMEEEKNSVGEIDACLVDQLKSLKQDRDSLVETYELTLQDMQKQLKAYEEGSPERATADPEGLLSEMRAEQKSLRSQLSEAETEKQKLRKSFSSLQKDLRTLRKEHQVELEYLKKEMVEEYDKKLKLEMEDMEMKHSSGLKQLMREFNTQIAKKEQELESTVRETVGKAQEVEVELLENHREEASQLQKVIAQKDDDLKRTVQRYEEILQKREEEMGARVWEVQKELEELQQSTQNSPQGSLTELQAQLAQKTTLLSEARLKEQEFQETIHTLEDKFRCVHKNSVVTHLGSAYGEAKHYGFDALAEPTEFEYLRKVLFEYMMGRETKTMAKVITSVLKFPPDQTQTIMEKEDSRTLTWLR; translated from the exons AACGCCACTAAAAGCATCACCGCATCGCCCAAACTCGGAGGAAACGTGAATGGCAATGAAAATGCTTCGCCCCAG tcTTTTGCTCAGAAGCTGCAGCTGAAGGTGCCTTCCATGGAGTCTCTGTTCCGCTCTCCCGTGCGAGGGGAAGGGCTATTCCGTGCCTCTTCCCGGGAGAACCTCACCCGCAGCTCTTCCCGGgaatcactcactcacctggGGGAAAACGAGTCTCCGGGAACTCCTGCCTACGACCCCCCATCAGACATCGAGAGCGAAGCGGAGGATCTGCCTAGCAGCATGGACACTCTGTCGAAGGAACAGCTTCTGCATCGACTGCACCAGGTGGAGAGGAGCTTGGGGAATTACCGTGGGAAGTACTCAGAG CTGGTCACTGCTTATCGGACAgtacagagagaaaaagagaaaactcAG GTCATTCTGAGTCAAAGCCAAGATAAAGCATTGCGAAGAATTGGAgagctgagagag GAACTGCAGATGGACCAACAAGCAAAGAAGCACCTGCAGGAGGAGTTTGATGCAGCCctggaggagaaggaccagatgATCACAGTGTTGCAGACACAG GTAGCCCTGATGAAGAAGCGGGTCCAGAGAATTCCTGGAGGGGGAGTCTCTTCCGAGTCTGCTCCCACGCAGGAGGCGCAGGAGGTGGAGATTGCCCCTGCACAGGGATCTCAGGAGGCAGAGTCTACAGCACAAAGCCCCTCCAAAAACATGAGCAGCGAGACAACTGTTCTGAATGAGG AGGGAGACACTGACCCTGCAAAGAAGAATGAGGCCCTGCAGCAACGTGTGAGGAGGCAGGAGAATCTCTTACAGAAGTGCAAGgagctcctgcacacacacaaggagcGCAGCACCCAGCTGAGCAGTGAGAACGAGACGCTTCACAACCAGCTGCAGGAGCGGctccaggagctggagaagacaAAG GAGCTTCACACTACAGAGAAAACGAAGCTCATCACACAGCTTCGCGATGCCAAAAACCTCATCGAGCAGCTGGAGCAAGATAAG GGCATGGTGATTGCTGAGACCAAGCGGCAGATGCACGAGACACTGGagatgaaggaggaggagattGCACAGCTGCGCTCACGGATCCAGCAAGTGGCAGCGCAGAGGGACGAGCTGCAGGAGCAGAAGGAGAAGTCTGAGAAAGCCG CATTTGAGGAGTTAGAAAGAGCTCTGGGTGTGGCTCAGCGGGCGGAGGAGGGGCGGAGGCAGCTGCAGGCTCGGATGGAGGAGCAGGTGAAAGAGGTGGAGCGAGCCagcgaggaggagaggaagaacctgcagcagGAGCTGTCCCGTGTCAAGCAGGAGGTTGTCAGCATCATGAAG AAGTCGTCTGAGGACAAGGTGACAGAACTGGAGCGCCTGCATGTGGAGGCTCTGGCCAGTAAGGAGACAGAGCTTCAGGCCAGGCTGCAGGATCAGGAGGCCCGGGTTCAAGAACAGATCAGCCTGGCTGTG GAGGCCTGTCGGAAAGAGCTGACTCAAGCCCTTCAGGAGAAGGAGCAGCAGGCGGCTCTAGCTCTGGAGGAGGCGGAGCTACAGAAGACTGCTGTCCAGAAGGAGGGACAGGGCTATGCCCAGGGGCtgcagcaggagctggagacTGCCAGGACT aGAATTCTGGAGCTGGAGAGCTCCTTGAAGAGTTCCCAGGACTCAATGGCACAGTCAAATGTGCTATCAGAGGGGatggaagaggagaggaagaaacaTGTGGAGGAGATGTCTGCACTGGGGCTGAAGTACGGAAAAGAGCTTGAGGCCTTGGGCCAGAACCAGCAGGTGACTCTAAAGGAGTTGCAAGACAAGCACCAAGCTGAGTTGGAGGTTGCCGTGAAGGAGAAAGAGCAGCAGTTTCAGGAACATGTGGAGGGAATGAACCTGAAGTGCCTGGAGAAGTTGGATGTGAAACAGATGGAGCTGGAATCTCTGTCCGCGGAACTCTCAGAGTTGGTGAAAAGCAAGGAGCTGTTGATGGAGCAGCTGGAGGCCTTCAGGGATGGCTCTGATGCAGCCGGGAAAGAGCTGGAGATACGGCTCCAGCAAGAACGTTCCAAGTACCAGGAGGAGATTGAGGGCATCAAATCTCAACATGAACAGTCTCTGGGAGGAGTGGAGAAGACCCTGAAGGAAGAACTCAACAAGCTGAAGATGGTCCTGGAAGATAAGGATAAAGTGCTAGAAGAGCTCTTAGCAAGAGAAAAGGACCTTAAAGAAGCAGAGGCAAGAGCTCTGGAGCAAGGGAAGGTTCAGTTGGAACAGCTGGCTGTTTCTCATCGGAAGAACATTGAAGAATGGGAAGAACAGAGCAAGGTGATGAAGGAGGCTGGGAAGACATGTGAGCTGGAATTGGAAGAGCTCAGGCAAAGTCTGCAGAAAGCCCATTCCGAGAAAGAGATTTTGCTAGAAGCAAGTGCTCAGCAGAATGAGGCTATAGGTGAGCTGGAACGATGTAGGAGTCAAATGAAAGATCTTGAGAAGCTGCTGGAGGAAACCAGGAGTGTTTGGGAGCAAAAGTTAGAGTCTCTTCAGCAGAAATATTCAGCTGAGGAAAAGGAGCTGAAGATTCAGATAGAGCAATCCAAAAATGAGCTTTTGGAAAGTGAGAGGTCCTTCAAGAAAACACTGGATACACAGCGCcaggtggaggagcagctaaaaAAGACGCTGGTGGAAGAGGCAGCTGCTGCTGAGAAGAGGCTGGTATCCACCAGGCAGGAGCTGGAGGAAAGAGTAAAAGCACAGGACACCAAGATGGACAAACTCAAGCTGAAGTTCAAAGAGATGCAAGAGAAGATGAAAAAACGACTGCAAGAGCAAGAAGAGAAGATGAAAGCGGAACTTCAGAAGAAAGACCATGCACTGACTCTGAAAGATCTGCAGGTGAAGGAAAAGATCCTGGAGGTGGCTCAGGCGAGTTCAGCTGGCATTGACGATACAGTCACCCAGCTGGAGGCTGGTCATCAGGAGCACCTGGAGAAGCTTCAGGTAGTCCACAGGAAGGAGCAGGAAGAGCAGgctcagagctggcagactaagctgagtcaacaggaagaggaggtgctggagaaggcTCAGGAGCTGGCAGAGGTCACCCAACAGCTGGAAACCTCCAAGGCAGTGAATGAGCAGGTCCTGCAGGAAATAAAAGACCTCAGGGAGGAGCTTGTGATGCGGGAAACCACAGTGCAGAAGCTGCAGGCGGAACTCAGGGAAGCTGCCGTCTCTTTGGAGAGCTTGTCACAAGGAGAAACTATGCTAAAGGTGCAAGTAGAGACTTTGGAGAAGAACCTCAACCAGGCCCTCAGTGAGAGGAATGCTCTTCAGGACCAAATGAATAAAGCTGAagagacacaaacagaaaaggTTCTGGATCTGTCAAAGAAGCTTGAAGACGCCCAAAGCAAGTTTAATGTTCTGGAAGCTTCCAGCTCTAAAGAAGCTCAGGATCTTCACAAAAGACTGGACCAGAGTGTCCTACAAATCAAAGCCACCGAAGATGCCTTTAATAGCCAGATCACTATGATCAACAAAGAGTTAGTCCTTAAGTGTGCTGAAATACAGATGACAATGGAGGGCAGGTATAATGAACTGCATCAGACAGTAGAGGGCAGGGTCACAACATTGAAAGACCGTGTAATTTGCAGCCAGAAGCGGGTAGCACAGCTTAAAAACGCCATCCTCATCAGGACTGATAAAATCAGTTCTTTGGAGGAACAGCTTCAGAAAAAGAATATGGAGAACAATGCTTTAATAAGTTCACTTGAAAACATGACATTCCAGGTGACTTCAAATGCAGAACATATTAAAGCATTGACAAGTGAAAAGGAATCTCTACAAAGAGATGGTAATGGCACCTCGCAAACTCTTTCCGAGAAAGACCTTTGCATTGAGCAACTGAAGAAGGGCAATGTCGCCCTTTCAGAAGATCTGGAAGCTAAAGATTTGCATATCAGCAGTTTGGAAGGCATAATAAATGAGTTGAAAATTCAGGTAGAAAGTACCATAGCAGGGAAAGAAGAGGTGATTTCATTGCACAGTGAGGAGCAGCAGAAGCTTTTAAACCAAATGGAGGAACTGTCAAAGACTGTAGAGATACTCAACAAGGAGAAAACGTCCACTCTGGAGCAGGCAGAGCAATACAAGAACAAACTGTCCGAGTTCAAAAGGAAAGCTGAATCCAAGTTCTCCCAAAACCACAACACCATCAAGGCCTTGCAGACCAAATTGGAGGAATCCGAGAAACAGGTAGCAGAGAGGGATGTGCGACTAGAATCTTTGGCCACCCGCATCAACAGTGAGGCCACCAGTAAGTCGGAGGCAGACCAGGCACTGAGCGAAAAAGAGCAGAGCATCCTCGCGCTGACCGCGGAGCTGATGAACAGCGCCGGCAGGATAgcagagctggaggagaagcTGGCGGAACAGGCAAAGGAGTGCGCGCAGCTGAACTCGGAGACCCAAGCAGCTCGTCAGGGCCAAGAGCTACAGAGGGAAGATTTCAAGGCTGAACTTCTGAAGGCCAAAGACGAGGCCCTTAGGGAAGCTGATGAAAGGCTCTCATCTGAGAGCACCGGCAAACTGGCGGAGCTGAAGAAGAAGGCTGAGCAGAAAATCGGCCTTATTCGGAAGCAGCTGACCACGCAGCTAGAAGAGAAGGcggagtgtgtgagagctttGGAGGTGCAGCTAGAGGAAATCAAGCAGGACATGAACACAAGGGAGAAGTGCACTAAAAAGCTGAAAGAGCAGGTTCAGTCCTTGGAAGATGCCCTGGCACAAAAGGGCGAGCTGGAAAAGCAGGTGGAGAACACGAGAGCCGAGGGTGAATTAGAGACGGAGAGATCTTTGCAGAGCTTGAGGGAGATGTATGAAGAGAAGCTAAGTGCACTCCAAGGAGAAGTGGCCAGCCACGAGAACACGATAGCAGTGATGCAAGAAAGGGAAAAGGAAAAGCTCTCCTCTCAAGAGGAAATGCATGCCAGGCTTGAAGAGACCCTGAAGAAACTGAAGCAGGCAGAGGAGGAGAACACCAGTCATCAGGTTGAGATTGACAGACTGAACGTACAGATCCTTCAGCAGAATCCACAGGCCCCGAGGCAGGAAGTGCTGACAATGACTTCTGCTGAGCCCCTGGGGCTGAGACAACCAAAAGCAGAAAAGCAGGAAGGATATGAATGCAGCATGGAGGAAGAGAAGAACAGTGTGGGAGAGATTGATGCCTgtctggttgaccagctgaagAGTCTGAAACAGGACAGGGACTCCTTAGTGGAAACCTATGAGCTGACGCTCCAGGACATGCAGAAACAGCTGAAGGCTTATGAGGAGGGGTCACCTGAGAGGGCAACTGCTGACCCTGAGGGTCTGCTGAGCGAGATGAGGGCAGAGCAGAAATCCCTGCGCAGTCAACTGTCTGAGGCAGAGACTGAGAAGCAGAAGTTGCGCAAGTCCTTCAGCAGCCTGCAAAAAGACCTGCGCACCCTGCGCAAGGAGCACCAGGTGGAACTGGAGTATCTGAAAAAAGAGATGGTTGAAGAGTACGACAAGAAACTGAA GCTGGAAATGGAGGATATGGAGATGAAGCACAGTTCAGGACTGAAGCAGTTAATGAGGGAATTCAACACACAAATTGCTAAGAAGGAGCAGGAACTGGAGTCTACTGTCAGAGAGACTGTGG GTAAAGCCCAGGAAGTGGAAGTTGAACTGTTGGAGAACCACAGAGAAGAGGCAAGTCAACTGCAGAAGGTCATCGCTCAGAAGGATGATGATCTCAAGAGGACAGTGCAGCGATATGAGGAAATCCTGCAG